AGCACACCGACCAGGCGGCCATGGCCCGGCCCCTGACGAAGTGGAACGTCCTCGTGGAAGACCCACGACAGCTGACCTGGGCGCTGCGCCGGGCCGTCCACCTCGCCGTCAACGGAGGCCCCGGCATCGTTCTGGTGGAGATAGCAGACGAGGTCCTGCGGGCCCCGGCACCCGAACACCGCCCCGCCCCACCCGTACGGCGCCTGCGGTTCGCCGCCGACACCCGGGAGGTCCACCGGGCCGCCGGGCTGCTCGCCGCGGCCCGCCATCCCGTCGTCGTCGCCGGCGGTGGCTGCAAGCCCGCCGACGCGGGGCCCGCCGTACGCCGACTGGTCGAACTGTTGGGCGCGCCCGTCTTCACCACCGCGGCCGGCCGAGGCGTCCTCGACGAGGAACACCCCCTCTCCTGCGGCCTGGTGGGCCTCTACACCACACCTCCCGCGGACCGCCTGCTCGCCAGTGCCGACGTGGTCCTCGCGATCGGCTCCCGGATCGAGGAGACCGCACGCATGGGCTGGGACACCCTCGCGGAGACGACACTCGTCCACGTCGACATCGATCCCGCCGCCTTCCTCACAGCTCTGGAACCCGAGGTCGCTCTGCTCGGCGACGCCGCCGTCGTCGCCGAACAACTCGCCTCCGTACTGGAAGCCCGCCCGCCGGCGGCAACCGGTCACGGCGCCGCCCGCCAGGCCGACGTGGCGTCGGTACGCGAGGAGATGCGCACCCGCCACCCCGCACCGGCCGTTCCACACCGCTCGAAGCTGACGGTCACCCACGCGCTGCGCCTCCTCCAGCGGGCCGTGGGCCGCGACGCCACCCTCGTGCAGGAGAACGGACTGCACGACATGTGGGGCTACCACTACCCGGTGGTGTCCGTGGACGACGGGGCCCGTGTCATCACCCCCGGCGAACAGACGATGGTCGGCTTCGGGCTGCCCGCGGCCGTCGGCGCCGCCCTCGCGGACCGCTCCCGGCGGACCGTCCTCGTCTGCGGCGACGGCGCGTTCGAGATGGGGCTGGCGGCACTACCGACCGCGATCGAGGAGCACCTCGGCCTGACCGTCCTGGTCCTCGACAACGGCGGCTACGGCTGGCCTCGCTTCGTCCGCGCCTCCGAGGAAGCATCCGACGTCCTCACCCGCTTCACCGCCCCTTCCCACACCGACGCCGCGGTCCGCGCTCTCGGCGGCCGTACGGCCCACTGCACCACGGCCGCCGAACTCGCCGCCGCCCTCGCCGACGCGACCCGCGCCCACGCTGAGGGCCGGGTCACCGTTCTCACGGTCCCCGTCCGCGATGACGACGTGCCTGTCGGCGTCCGACGCGTGTTCGCCCCCGCCCCGACGGCCCGGACCGCGGCATGACCCGCCGCCCGGCAGCCCCCCGACTGCCGCGCCTGACCATCGACGGGACTCACGTCCCGCCCGCCCACCTGGCCAGGCTGGTGGCCCGTACGGCCCGCGAACTCGCCGCGGCCGGAGCCGGACCGGGCCGCGCCGCCGCCCTTGCCTGCGACCATCCGCTGACCGCCGTCGTCGCCACGCTCGCCGCCGACACCGTCGGCGCGCCCCTGCTGCTCGATGGCGCGGCGCCCGCCCGCCACATCGCCCCGGCCGCCGCGGTCCGCGCCCTTCCTTCGGGGGACCCCTACGTCACCGGCACGACCGTCCGCCCCCTTGACCTCCCCCAGCGGGCCGCGACCGTCTTCTGGACTTCCGGCAGCTCCGGCGACCCCAAGGCGGTCGCGGTCTCCGCCGCCGCCCTCGCTCACCAGGCCGGAGCCACCGCCGCCCGGATGCGGATCACCGCCGACGACCGGCTGCTGCTCCCGCTGCCACTGCGCCACGCCTACGGCCACAGTGTCCTGAGGGTCTGGCGGGCCACCGGCGCCCATCTGTACGCCGAGACGGGATTCCACCTGCGCGGACTGCTCTCCCGCCTCGCGACAGAGGGCATCACCGCGCTGGACGGCGTGCCCACCATGTACCGGATGCTTGCGACGGAGGCGGCCAGGGATTCCGAGTCGGCACGTCTACTGGCGGGCCCCCGGATCCGCGGCTGCGGCGGCGACGTCCTGACGACCACCCTCTATGACGACTTCCTCACGATCACCGGCGCGCCGCTGCACGACGGCTACGGGCTCAGCGAGGCCGGGCCGAACGTCGCCCTGAACGCCCCCGGCGACCTGCGCCGCGGCACCGTGGGGCGGCTCCTCGACGGGGTCCGGGCCCGGGTGACCGGGCCCGCCCACGAGATCGAGATCGACAGCCCCAGCCTGATGCTCGGCCACCTCGACCCGCTCACCGGCACCCTCGACCGCACCGCGTTCACTCCGGACGGCTGGCTGCGTACCGGAGACACCGGCCGTCTCTCCGCCGACGGGCGGCTCACCGTCGCCGGACGCGTCAAGGAGGTCCTCGTCGTCCACGGCGAGACGGTCGCCCTCACGGTCGTCGAGGACGCGGTGCGTACGGCCGCGGGTGTGGCGGACGCCGCCGTCGTCGGTGTCCGCCACGGCGACCGCGGTGACACCGTGTGGGCGTTCGTGGAGAGCCCGGACGCCGACACCGCCGCTGTGGCGGGCCGTGTCACCGCCGAGTGCCGCCGACGGCTCCCGCCGCACGTACGTCCGCGCACCGTCCGTGTCATGACCGCTCTGCCCCGTACCGGCAGCGGTAAGCACGATCGGGTACGTCTCCGTGCTTGGGCCGGCGCCGACCTCCCGGCGGCGGCCTGAACACCGCCGCCGGCAGGCCCGCTTCCACGGCGGCGCCCCCGCGCTCGAACGTCGTTCAGGCGACGGCACCCAGCACCGGTGTACGGGCCGTGCTGCGTGCCCCGCCCAGCCACACCGCCTGGGACACCATCTCGATCAGCCGGGCCGCGTCCGAACCGGCTTCGGCACCGCCCGCGGACGGTTCCGCCGGCACCTGGGCGACGGCCACGCCCACCGGTGTCGGCCAGCCGCGCAGTGCGTGCCCGACCGTCCGCAGCGTGGCCAGTGTCGAGACCGCTCCCTGAGCGCCCGCGCCCACCGCGACCGTGCCGATCGCGCGCCCCTCCAGATAGGGCACGGGCCCGCCGATGTCGTTCACGTAGTCCAGGGCGTTCTTCAGCAGTCCCGAGACAGAGGCGTGGTACGTCGGCGACACCAGGATCACGCCGTCGGCGGCGCGCAGCTCCTGCAGGAGCGTGGCCGCCCCGTCGTGCGTCTCGGCCAGCCCCGGCCGGTACGCCGGAAAGTCGACTTCCGCACCGGTGAAGACCCGCGCGGTCGCGCCCTGCTCGGTGCATCGGCGAGCGCACCACTGCGCCACCTGGTCGGAGGTCGATCCCGTGCGCAGCGATCCGCTGATCAGCACGATGTGCGGCGATCTCATGGCTGTCTCCCTCTTCTCCGTACGGACGGTGGTCATCGGGCCGGGTGTGGCGGTCGGGCCCGGTGTGGCGGTCCGGGGCGGGCGTCCGGGACGGGGCCGCCAGCCGAGGATCTCGACGAGCTCGGTGTCCCTGCGGACCGCGGATCTCATCGGTGCGTCGCGCCGCTCCGCTCCCGAGAGGCCGGGGCCGTGGTCGAGGGTGTCCTGACGGCGCGAGGCC
This genomic window from Streptomyces sp. NBC_01216 contains:
- a CDS encoding thiamine pyrophosphate-binding protein, whose protein sequence is MTETHPWNVAALTLADAGCDIVVGLPSDEPGLMDAARSVPTLHVLTVRDQRAGACAAIGHAAVSGRPAVLAVTSGPSFANALSGLLEASSLGAPIIVVTTRVPVLGIGRGAFQHTDQAAMARPLTKWNVLVEDPRQLTWALRRAVHLAVNGGPGIVLVEIADEVLRAPAPEHRPAPPVRRLRFAADTREVHRAAGLLAAARHPVVVAGGGCKPADAGPAVRRLVELLGAPVFTTAAGRGVLDEEHPLSCGLVGLYTTPPADRLLASADVVLAIGSRIEETARMGWDTLAETTLVHVDIDPAAFLTALEPEVALLGDAAVVAEQLASVLEARPPAATGHGAARQADVASVREEMRTRHPAPAVPHRSKLTVTHALRLLQRAVGRDATLVQENGLHDMWGYHYPVVSVDDGARVITPGEQTMVGFGLPAAVGAALADRSRRTVLVCGDGAFEMGLAALPTAIEEHLGLTVLVLDNGGYGWPRFVRASEEASDVLTRFTAPSHTDAAVRALGGRTAHCTTAAELAAALADATRAHAEGRVTVLTVPVRDDDVPVGVRRVFAPAPTARTAA
- a CDS encoding class I adenylate-forming enzyme family protein, which produces MTRRPAAPRLPRLTIDGTHVPPAHLARLVARTARELAAAGAGPGRAAALACDHPLTAVVATLAADTVGAPLLLDGAAPARHIAPAAAVRALPSGDPYVTGTTVRPLDLPQRAATVFWTSGSSGDPKAVAVSAAALAHQAGATAARMRITADDRLLLPLPLRHAYGHSVLRVWRATGAHLYAETGFHLRGLLSRLATEGITALDGVPTMYRMLATEAARDSESARLLAGPRIRGCGGDVLTTTLYDDFLTITGAPLHDGYGLSEAGPNVALNAPGDLRRGTVGRLLDGVRARVTGPAHEIEIDSPSLMLGHLDPLTGTLDRTAFTPDGWLRTGDTGRLSADGRLTVAGRVKEVLVVHGETVALTVVEDAVRTAAGVADAAVVGVRHGDRGDTVWAFVESPDADTAAVAGRVTAECRRRLPPHVRPRTVRVMTALPRTGSGKHDRVRLRAWAGADLPAAA